The Methanobrevibacter sp. region TAGTTTCTATTAGATCAATATATTTTGAATTTTGATGTTCCACTTTTTGAAATACCGACCATGAGATTAAATCTGCAATTTGCAAACCTTTGTAATTTATTGAATCACCATGCAATATGCTTATAGTATGACCTTCAGAGTTATTTAATTTTGATGAAAACAAATCATTAAAACGATTAATGTAATCTTGATTGAATTTGGACTTGTCTACAATGATACAAGTGGGAGAAGTTATCTTTATTTTTTCAGCTAGTTTTGATGCTATTTCATCGTATAATTCATGATGATTGTAGAAATTTGGTATTTTATCCATGTTTTGTTTATCCAAGTATATTGCAAAGGCCTCATATTCACTATTATTGACTTTTTTAAGTATCTTTTGGATGATACGCTTATCTGTTTTGTTTCCTTTTATCTCAGGAGATTTATGCATAAATTTTCTATTATCTCTCCTTACTTTTTTAATAATTTTTTTAAGAGCCCCTGGACTATCCACTGCAATAGCACCCATGACAAAATGCTTAGTACTGGAACGACCCTCTCCCAAATCCCCACTTTCATCTATGTAAATATACTTCATCACAGTAAATATATGCCGACATTATTTAAAAAGGTTTTCAAAATCCCCATTATTAATTCTTAAAACAAAATTGATGCCCATTCATAAAATTAACCTCAATTAAACCCTCCCATACTTATATACTAGAACATGAATTAAAAAATATGGTAATTACTGATACATCACAAACTGAAGAAAGATAAACATTGTGAATAATATCAAAATAATAAAAAATAAATTGAATTAAAATCATGTAACTGACATTAACTCATCATTTGCTTTACAGTTTCTGCGAGTAAACAATAACTTCACCATCAACAATTTCCCAAGCGTATTTATGATAAAGTGAAACATTGCTCATGCATTTTATATAATCCAATTTTAAAACATCAGGATTATCCTTAAAATAGGCTTCCCTTGTTGATCCTTTCCCCCGACCCTGCAAATTATCAATGACATCCATATCCAATAATTCATTTTCCAATGAACCCTGATTCAACATTGACGCATGAAATTTCCTCAACATATGAGTCCTAAAACGCCTATAACCACCAATAGAACCCAAATTTAAAGAATCATTAACTAATGCAAATTTACGACCAATATAATCAACATTATACTTCAACAATGGATTACTTAAATCATAATCTTTTCTTTCAAGCTTGATTTTTGAAATAAACTGCACAGTTTCAGGATTAAGGAACGTATAATATGGCTTATCAGTCTTTGCCCGAATCAGCTTACAAGTACAAATAACATCATCATGACAAGACAAATACTTTAAAGCATCCCTGAAATTATCTTTCTTGTGATAACCATAAGTTCCTCTAAAAAGCATTTCATTAGTCATTGATTTAGATTCACTTCTAGATGAACCACTAGAAATCATTACCAAAATCCACATACGCAAATCATCATCAGCTACGCTGAAAGCCCTTCTAATCTCATCTTTAGATAATAAATCATCATAAGCAATACACTCATTCTTTTTTAAGAATTTATAGTTTAATGGTGGAAAATATGGTAATTCAATACGATTATAGTAATAAAAAGTTTTAATTTTAGTTATATTTGATTTAACACTATTCGCTTTATAATTGTTGATTAAATAATTTCTAAAATCCATAATACGATTAAATAATGATAACTGATTTAAAGGAACAAAATTTTCCTGCTCAAAAACAGCCTCATCCAATAATTGAGTTAAACTCATATTATGAAATCGACGATAACAATTAAAAGCACAAGCATATGCTTTTATTGAATTTTTAGAATGACCCGCATTCAAATGAAAATTATTTATTAAGTCAACATCTTCACAAAACATATTGTAGAAACACTCCTTTTTCAATAAATTTGAAAAAAAGAGTATTTAAAAAAAAGAATTAATAAAAGTAGAGGTTAAAAAACCCTACCCTTATTTTTTAACAGTAATTTTTACTTTTTTACTGGTTGCTTTAAAGTTTTTATTACCTGCAAATTTAATAGTAGCAGTATATTTACCTTTTTTGGTTAATTTGGTAATTTTAAAGGTAGCTTTACCTTTACTATTAGTAGTTGCCTTATAGGTTTTTTTACCTACTTTTAAAGTAACTTTAACTTTTTTAACTGCAGATTTACCAGCTTTTAAAGTAATACTGTATTTTTTAGTTTTCTTTTTAGCTTTAAAAGTAGCTTTTTTAGCAGTGATTTTAGTAGCTTTCTTAGTTACTTTAGCAGTGGTTTTAGTGGTTGTTTTAGCAGGAGTAGATGGAGTAGTATTTGATGCAGCAGGTTTAGTTTCTTCTTTAGGGAAAGTGAATTTTTGTGTAATATTTTTTGGATTGAAAGAATCACCAGCAAAACTTACAAAAATCTCATTATCCCCAACTAAATTAGAAATAACAAAAGAACCATTTTCATCAGTAGTAGCATTAGACTCTACACCATTAACCTTATAAGTAACATTAGCATTAGCAATAACTTCATTTAACTTATTTTTTAAAGTAACAGTAACATTACCATTTTTATCTCCAGTAACATTGTTTAAACTGATAACAACATCTTTAG contains the following coding sequences:
- a CDS encoding DUF3800 domain-containing protein codes for the protein MKYIYIDESGDLGEGRSSTKHFVMGAIAVDSPGALKKIIKKVRRDNRKFMHKSPEIKGNKTDKRIIQKILKKVNNSEYEAFAIYLDKQNMDKIPNFYNHHELYDEIASKLAEKIKITSPTCIIVDKSKFNQDYINRFNDLFSSKLNNSEGHTISILHGDSINYKGLQIADLISWSVFQKVEHQNSKYIDLIETKKIFEVYKN